The proteins below come from a single Aegilops tauschii subsp. strangulata cultivar AL8/78 chromosome 6, Aet v6.0, whole genome shotgun sequence genomic window:
- the LOC109749979 gene encoding disease resistance protein RGA2-like, with the protein MDLAISAVTGDLASRFISFLMNKYADHLYSEQKVERLQQLLLRVHTVVEEADRRCITNSCMLMQLKQLSAAMYQGYHVLDSIRYRQHKEASKDLVSDSFTSSDYVIPFKRARTTNSSSANSASNLGLQSALQNLEAAVTDMVEFVVLLGGCERISRRPYDAYLQVDNFMFGRHVEKQKIINFLLQQDITGPPAVLPIIGGRGVGKKTLVAHVCSHVTVRSHFTVILHLSGDDLTRMTNHDIPSGKTLAVVEFASDVDDDDWKTFCSSVTVMETGSKVIILGRNESLKKLGTVQTISLNRLAFEEYRYLLKTLAFGSVKPGDHPRLATIVEEFAVVLEGSLVSANLLGYAVRKNLNAHFWLSTLNKIRITRKVNISRSGCHPNGLFDQVRPVPFGPHHLLSPATPSCLIPSASCPDRSLPKVIFGDLLAEACHIVQPKGDFRLISWESRLPPYAAFVHLVRFVASCVDDKPEASLSGKKRLGPSA; encoded by the coding sequence ATGGATCTTGCGATATCTGCCGTTACAGGTGACCTTGCCAGCCGATTCATCTCTTTCCTCATGAACAAATATGCGGATCATCTGTACTCGGAGCAGAAGGTGGAGAGGCTACAGCAACTCCTGCTGAGAGTTCACACAGTCGTGGAGGAGGCGGACCGACGATGCATCACCAACTCTTGTATGCTCATGCAGTTGAAGCAGCTATCGGCAGCCATGTACCAAGGGTACCATGTCTTGGACAGCATCAGGTACCGGCAACATAAGGAGGCATCCAAGGACTTGGTGAGCGATTCATTTACCTCGTCCGATTATGTCATTCCTTTCAAACGTGCTCGCACAACCAATAGTTCTTCGGCAAACAGTGCCTCCAACTTGGGATTACAAAGTGCGCTTCAGAATCTGGAAGCTGCTGTTACTGACATGGTGGAGTTTGTTGTGCTCTTGGGCGGATGCGAGCGCATCTCCCGGAGACCGTATGATGCCTATCTTCAGGTCGACAACTTCATGTTTGGCCGGCATGTCGAGAAGCAGAAGATCATCAACTTCTTGCTGCAACAGGACATAACTGGTCCTCCGGCGGTACTACCGATCATTGGTGGACGTGGAGTTGGGAAGAAAACTCTCGTTGCACATGTATGCAGCCATGTAACTGTGCGTTCTCACTTCACAGTTATTTTGCACCTGAGTGGAGACGATCTTACCAGGATGACAAACCATGATATTCCGTCAGGGAAGACACTGGCAGTTGTTGAGTTTGCTTCCGATGTAGATGACGATGACTGGAAGACATTCTGTTCATCTGTTACGGTTATGGAAACAGGAAGCAAAGTGATAATTTTAGGTCGAAATGAAAGCTTGAAGAAACTTGGGACCGTACAGACTATTTCTCTGAACCGTCTGGCATTCGAGGAGTACAGGTACCTACTCAAGACGCTCGCATTCGGGAGCGTCAAGCCGGGAGACCATCCACGGTTAGCAACGATAGTGGAAGAGTTCGCTGTGGTGTTGGAAGGGTCACTCGTTTCAGCTAACTTGCTTGGATATGCAGTGAGGAAGAATCTGAATGCCCATTTCTGGCTTAGCACATTGAACAAGATCAGAATCACAAGGAAGGTGAACATATCCAGGTCTGGCTGCCATCCAAATGGCCTTTTCGATCAAGTCCGTCCGGTGCCCTTCGGCCCTCACCACCTCTTGTCTCCTGCTACTCCATCATGCCTTATACCCTCTGCTAGCTGTCCGGATAGAAGTCTACCCAAAGTCATATTTGGGGACTTACTAGCAGAAGCATGCCATATTGTTCAACCGAAGGGAGATTTTAGGCTGATCTCTTGGGAATCAAGGTTACCACCATACGCTGCGTTTGTTCATCTGGTTCGCTTTGTTGCAAGTTGTGTGGATGATAAGCCTGAAGCATCCTTGTCAGGGAAGAAGCGTCTGGGGCCATCTGCCTAG